Proteins encoded together in one Solanum lycopersicum chromosome 7, SLM_r2.1 window:
- the LOC101262633 gene encoding G-type lectin S-receptor-like serine/threonine-protein kinase At2g19130: MEIKNNSFLLFSLLYLCLSLKTYLSIEAADTISANQSLSGDQTIISSNGKFKLGFFKPGSSPNYYIGMWYDKVSEPTAVWVANREKPVLDKNSAELKILDGNLVLVDESQTSIWSTNISSSNSSSVVAVLQDDGNLILTDGSNSTPPLWQSFNNPTNTWLPGSKLSYNKVTRTKQLLTSWKSADDPAPGLYSLELDPNEKQYIIKFNRSVDYWNTGPWNNRIFRDVPEMRTNYIYNFSYEDNQNESYFTYSLYDDSIISRFIMDVSGQIKQLTWLDNTNQWNLFWSQPRQQCEVHAFCGPFATCQESLPFCNCLDGFKHSSETDRNQNDFSGGCERQTKSQCGNGTGERDDFWMHPQMKVPENAQNISAGSDEECRSTCLNNCSCTAYAYGSSCSIWNSELLNMQQLPQNDGRGESIYVRVAASDIPKSKSKKGIPIGVSVGSAAAVLILLGILFVVFRRRRRHIGSGKIVEGSLVAFDYKDLQHATKNFSEKLGGGGFGSVFKGKLSDSSVIAVKRLDSISQGEKQFRSEVSTIGTIQHVNLVRLRGFCSEGNKKLLVYDYMENGSLDSHIFTEKQSDVMDWKTRYQVALGTARGLTYLHEKCRDCIIHCDIKPENILLDAQLCPKVADFGLAKLVGRDFSRVLTTMRGTRGYLAPEWISGVAITAKADVYSYGMMLLEIVSGKRNSEYSQDGKVKFFPRWAARVVVDEGDILSLLDYRLDRAADAEELSKICKVAYWCIQDDEFQRPSMGQVVQILEGVLDVNLPPIPRSLQVYADNEEHIIFFTESSSSQTSSQAQSKTSSTTSQSKSIAESTNSRS, translated from the coding sequence ATGGAGATCAAAAACaattcttttctcctcttttctttgtTGTACCTATGTCTCTCTCTCAAAACCTATCTCTCCATTGAAGCTGCTGACACCATTTCCGCAAATCAATCCCTTTCTGGAGACCAAACAATTATCTCTTCAAATGGGAAATTTAAGCTTGGTTTCTTCAAACCAGGTAGTTCTCCCAACTACTACATAGGCATGTGGTATGATAAAGTGTCTGAACCAACTGCTGTTTGGGTTGCAAACAGGGAAAAACCAGTTCTTGATAAGAATTCTGCAGAGTTAAAGATCTTAGATGGTAATTTGGTACTGGTGGATGAATCTCAAACTTCAATTTGGTCCACAAATATCAGTTCCAGCAACTCGAGTTCTGTTGTAGCAGTCCTTCAAGATGATGGTAATTTGATCTTGACAGATGGGTCTAATTCAACACCACCACTTTGGCAAAGTTTTAATAACCCCACCAATACTTGGTTGCCTGGTTCTAAACTTTCTTACAATAAAGTCACCAGAACAAAGCAGCTTCTTACTTCATGGAAGAGTGCAGATGATCCTGCGCCTGGGCTGTATTCACTTGAACTCGACCCAAATGAGAAGCAGTATATTATCAAGTTCAATCGAAGTGTGGACTATTGGAATACTGGACCATGGAATAATCGAATTTTCAGAGATGTGCCTGAGATGAGGACTAACTATATTTACAATTTTAGCTATGAGGACAATCAGAATGAAAGCTATTTTACATATTCCCTTTATGATGATTCTATCATATCAAGATTCATTATGGATGTCTCTGGACAGATTAAGCAACTCACATGGTTGGATAATACAAATCAATGGAATCTGTTCTGGTCTCAACCAAGACAACAATGTGAAGTTCATGCATTTTGCGGGCCATTTGCTACCTGTCAGGAAAGCTTACCCTTCTGTAATTGTTTGGATGGTTTCAAGCATAGTTCAGAGACTGATAGGaatcaaaatgatttttctggAGGATGTGAGAGGCAAACGAAGTCGCAATGTGGCAATGGTACTGGGGAAAGAGATGACTTTTGGATGCATCCCCAGATGAAAGTACCTGAAAATGCTCAAAATATTTCTGCTGGAAGTGATGAAGAATGCAGATCTACCTGTTTGAATAATTGCAGTTGCACTGCTTATGCTTATGGAAGTTCATGCTCAATTTGGAATAGTGAACTCTTGAATATGCAGCAACTCCCACAAAATGATGGCAGGGGCGAGTCGATCTATGTCAGGGTAGCTGCATCTGACATCCCAAAATCAAAGAGTAAAAAGGGAATTCCAATTGGTGTTTCTGTGGGGTCTGCTGCTGCCGTACTGATCCTTCTGGGCATTCTTTTTGTTGTATTCCGGAGAAGGCGTAGGCATATTGGAAGTGGGAAAATAGTGGAGGGTTCACTGGTTGCATTTGACTACAAAGACTTGCAACATGCGACTAAAAATTTCTCAGAGAAGTTAGGAGGTGGAGGCTTTGGTTCTGTTTTTAAAGGGAAACTATCTGATTCATCTGTTATTGCTGTTAAAAGGCTCGACAGCATCAGCCAGGGAGAGAAGCAATTTCGATCAGAAGTCAGCACAATCGGGACAATCCAACATGTTAATCTGGTACGCCTTCGTGGATTTTGCTCTGAAGGTAACAAGAAACTGCTGGTTTATGATTACATGGAAAATGGATCCTTGGATTCACATATTTTTACCGAAAAGCAGTCAGATGTTATGGATTGGAAAACAAGGTACCAGGTGGCACTAGGGACAGCAAGAGGCTTGACTTATCTCCATGAGAAGTGTAGGGACTGCATCATACATTGTGACATAAAGCCTGAAAACATCCTTCTTGATGCACAATTATGCCCCAAAGTAGCAGATTTTGGCCTGGCAAAGCTTGTTGGGCGCGATTTTAGCAGAGTGCTTACTACTATGAGAGGCACAAGAGGTTATCTTGCACCAGAATGGATATCAGGGGTGGCCATTACAGCCAAAGCCGATGTTTATAGCTATGGCATGATGCTTTTGGAAATTGTATCAGGGAAGCGAAACTCGGAATACTCTCAAGATGGGAAAGTGAAATTCTTTCCTAGATGGGCTGCACGTGTAGTCGTTGATGAAGGCGATATCCTTAGCCTATTGGACTATAGGCTGGACAGAGCTGCTGATGCTGAGGAGTTGTCAAAAATATGTAAAGTTGCATATTGGTGCATCCAAGATGATGAATTTCAAAGACCCTCAATGGGTCAGGTTGTTCAGATTCTTGAAGGAGTTTTGGATGTGAATTTGCCTCCTATCCCACGCTCTCTTCAAGTTTACGCAGACAATGAGGAGCACATCATTTTCTTCACCGAGTCATCCTCGAGCCAGACTAGCTCACAAGCTCAGAGCAAAACTTCAAGTACAACATCTCAATCTAAAAGCATAGCAGAGTCTACGAATTCCAGGTCTTAA